GGATCGGCATTATCAGGGAAGGGCATTACTTGAAAAGGCAGGAGAGTATGCCCCTTCTTGGGGAATGATTGGTACACTTGTTGGTCTTGTGCTTATGCTCAATAGTCTTCAAGACCCAGCTGGACTTGGACCAAGTATGGCTGTAGCTTTACTAACAACACTATATGGAACAGTGCTTGCTAATTTAGTCTTTATTCCAATGGCTAGTAAATTAGAAAGTAAGACGGAAGAAGAAGTGTTTATGAAGCAAATCATTATCGAAGGTGTTATTGGTGTTCAATCTGGCCAGAATCCGAGAATATTGGAAGAGAAATTAAGTGCTTTCTTATCTAATGAAGAAAGAGCAAAACAACTTGAAGAGCAACCTGCAGATTTCATGGAGGAGAGCGTTCATGAAGCGTAGGCAAATCAGAAGGTCAAGTAATAAAGGAGCCCCGAAATGGATGGTTACCTATTCGGATATGGTCACGCTTATTTTAGTGTTTTTTGTACTGCTTTTTTCCATGTCGCAGATTGATTTGGTTAAGTTTGAAGCCATTTCAGAATCATTTCGTAATCGGATGATTTTTGATTTTTATCCTTCTGCTATTCCAATGGATAACCCGACAGAACAATCCAGTCATAAAGAAAATGCGGAGCAATCCAATGAATTTGATTCTCCAACACAGCTTCCTGATACGACAGATAAAGATGTACAAGGAGATGGTGATGCTTCATCTTTAGATCAACTGTTGCAGGAAGTGGAAACATACTTGGATGAGAATGATTTAAATAATGTAATAACTGCTACAAGGACAGATCAAGGTGTGGAACTTGTCTTACAAGATAGTATTTTATTTCCCACAGGTGAAGCAGTTATTTTGGAATCTGGAAAACCATTTTTAAATAAGGTCAGTTCGTTATTACATAATATTCCCAACCCGGTGCATGTAGAAGGTCATACAGATAGCAGGCCGATATCTAATTATAGATATCCCTCTAACTGGGAATTGTCAGGTGCAAGAGCTGGTAGTGTTATTCGTTATTTATTGAATGAAAATCACTTTGATAAATCTCGTTTTTCTTCAGTTGGTTATGCGGATACACAACCAATTGCGCCAAATACGTCACCTGCTAACTGGAGTAAAAATCGACGCGTAGAAATTGTGATTTTGGAAAATAAGTCAGCAAATAACCAAGCAGGAGAGGCTAAATAATAGTCTCTCTTGCTTGGTTATTTTTTCATTAGTGCAATTTACCTTTCATTTAAGTAGTTTCCCATATAGACGCCTTTTTAAGTCTGATTAGATGGTGTGACGGTATATTTTAATAGTTGCTGTAATGCAAGACTGTTTTTTTCAGATATTTCTTCTCTCCTAGGAATTACAGGCACAATCGAAGGATCATCTTCCCAATGAGTGGGAAGGCGAACAGGACTTTCCTTTTGGTACTTATCCAACCAAGCTGCTGGCAATTCTCCACTTAGTGGCTGTCCTTGATACATGACATTCCAAATTTGCGCCCAGGCTCGAGGAACAACTCGCCACATATCATAGCCACCTCCACCAAGTGCAACCCATTTACCATTGCAATATTCATGTGCCAATTTATGCGCCAATAAGGGAATCTGCTCGTAAATCTTCATAGTACTGCATAAATGTGTTAACGGATCATAGCAATGCGCATCGGCTCCGTTTTGAGTAACAATGATATCTGGTTTAAAAAACGCTGCAATTTTTGTTAGCGCAGTTGTATATGCATCCAAAAATGAGTCATCTTCTGTGAATGCGTCGATAGGAAGATTAAAGGTATACCCATGTCCTTCCTTAATGCCACGTTCATTGACGTTACCTGTACCAGGAAATAAATACCTGCCTGTTTCATGAATAGAAAATGTACACACATTTGGGTCGTCATAGAAAGCCCACTGTACGCCATCTCCATGATGCGCGTCTGTATCTACATAGAGAACTCGTAAGTTATACGCTTCTCTTATATAACGAATAGCAATGGCTCCATCATTGTATATACAGAAACCAGAAGCCTTCCGTTTAAAGCCATGATGCAGTCCTCCGCCAAGATTTAGTGCATGGGTAGCTCGCCCTGATAACACTTCATCGACAGCTGCTAAGGACCCGCCTACGAGGTACGATGAGGCCTCATGCATACCTGAGAATATTGGTGTATCTTCTGTGCCAAGCCCATATTCAACAGCAGTTTGTTCTGGTAACATATATTTACTTGCTTGCTTAACAGCTTCTACATATGCATGATCATGAAATAATTTAATTTCTGTTTCGGTAGCTTTTCTTGGAGGAATAATATTATTTTCGATGAGCGTGCCTGCTTGCTTCAGTAATTCAGTTGCCAATAGTACTCGTTTTTGGTTAAAAGGATGATCTTCATGAAAATGGTAATGCAACAAGTCTGTAGAAAACACATATTTAGCATTACATGGGCTCATTTTAGTGGCCCCGCTGTGTGGTTAGGTGCAAGCAATTCGTAACCGGCTTCACGAAGATCTTCGATGACGGGGAGTGGGTTCATAGTTTGTATTCGAAAGACCAAAATTTTATATTCTGGATCATCTTTAGATGGATATACGAGTACGGAGACAATATTCGTTTTACGTTTGCCAAAGATAGCAGTTACTTCAGGTAAAATTCCAGGCCGGTGGGGTACTTTTATCTCAATATGAGACCCTTGCACATGTGTGCCCGTTAACTGAATCATGGTGTAAAGCATATCTTTTTCAGTTACAATTCCAACAAGACGATTTCCTTCCCTAACTACTGGTAAACAAGCAATTTCTTTATCATAAAAAATTTTTGCTATTTCTTCCACAAAATCTAATGGGTGAATGGTTATAACTGGATGGCTCATAATAGATTGAATTTCATGCTGTAAATTGTTTGAGCCCTCATCCGATTCAAAAATCGAAGGGCTTGCATCACGAACATCTCGATCTGATACGATGCCAATAACGTGATTTTCCTTATCAATAATTGGAATGTGGCGTATTTTATGTTGGTTTAATAAATCCAGCGCCTGCTGAATCGTTGCCGTCGGAGGTAATGTAATTACCTCCGTTTTCATAATTTCTTCGACAAGCATTATAATCCCTCCCGCATAGTTCGATATTTATGCCGTTGCAGAAAGCGCAACGCATCAAAACGTTTGATAGATTCTTCAGATACGTTTTTACCAATTCGTACCATCAGACAATTAGCCGGATGGGAGATGATTTCCGGATCATCTGTTGGGGCTGGGAGTAATCCGCCAGCAGCCATCATTTTTTCCATTACTTTTCGGTAATCCCAAATACTTAATTTTGTTCCATGTAAATCCCAATGCCAATAATATTCTGTAGAAATAATAATATAGTTTTCCATAAATTCATCCATCATGGATACTTCGAGTAGCCCTGAAGCAATCCGTTCACCACGAAAGGCGGGAATGACTTCAATCGCACCAAGTTCAATTAACTCTTCCATTTCAAATTCAGACCAACGCTCTAAAGGGTCTGGATGCAGATAAGTTACATATCCAATGATGGTATCACTCGTTCTTGCTACTATAATCCGTCCTTCAGGAAAAGTAGAAATATTCAAAATCGCTTCAAATTGTTTTGGTGCAGGTCGAAATGCAATTAAATCCTTATGGAACTTGTATTGCTGTAATTCTTCTGCTTCTAATGGTCCCTCAATGGTGATTGTTTCTGTGGATGTCTCTCTTGTTAGTGCATAGTGCTTTTTTTCATGTTTCATTGGCCCACCACCTAATTAAATAATACGCTTACATAGTATTATACAACATTACGATCTGAATTTTTAGTAAGATTCATGAACGATTTCTAAACATTACTTGGAGAATGATATTAAATTAACGTATTTCTATAAAATTACAATGGAGTTTGCAAGGAGGTAAGATCGTCGGACCAGCTTTTAACCTAAACTATTCGTACAGCGTTCATAAAAAGGTGGAGGTTAGGTAAAAAAGATCCCGTACCTTGAGAAAGGGTACAGGATCTTTGATGTTTCGTTATTCCATCAGGATAAATGTAGATGTTACAAACGTTGCAGGAAAGCTTATTCTGCTTCCTCATCCTCATTTTTAGCATCAGTTTCAGTTTCAGGAGTTTCAGGAGTTTCAGGAGTTTCAGGAGTTTCTGTTTCTTTGCCGCCTTCATCCTCTTTTTCTTTTACTTTATCTTTATCCTCTTTTTTATCTGCTCTTTCATCTTGCTGTTCTTGCTCCTTGTTTGAAGGTTCATTAGACGGCTGCTCTACTTTCCTAGCTTTATCCTTCATCGGTGTTTCAGGCTCTTTTTTTGGAGTACCACCAACGATTAATTGTGTTGAAGCTGCTGACTCCTCTCCGAAATAGTCAACTGCTTTCACATAATAACGGGCATTCCCACCGCTAATACCGAATGAAGTAGATGTTGTATGACCGATCTGAGTAAAACTATTGCCAGGTCCAGTAGCACGATAAATGCGATAGCCAACAACATCCTTACTAGAAGATCTACTCCACGTTAAATTCCCGCCGCTTTTTGCTAATGATCCAGGAGCATTTGGGGCTTTACCGTCATTTTCAACAGCACTACCGGAACTGCTTGCAACACCACTAATTCGCTCCCATTTTTCACGATCGGTCCGTGGGAATAAGATGCTTAGATCACTTAATTTATCGTATCCTTTTCGTCTTAAAAATTCAGCGTTAAATGCTAAGCCGTTTCCAGTAGTAAATTCGCTTGGCGTCTTTGGTCCAGCGGGAACAGTTCTTCCGTTTACCACTACCATGCTACCGCCAGAGACAAGACTGTCATCCACTTTTGAAGGAACATATTTACTATTATATAAGTCGCTTCTGACCAGACCAGCTTTTTGACAAAGTTCTGATGGCAGTAAGCCTGATATAGCGCAATAGCTTCGTGATACAATCCCTTTTGGTCGCTTGAAGTTCTTAGATGGAGCGAGTAATTCTGGATTAATATCTGTTGCACTGTTGATTAATTCAGCCCATAATTTAATATTACGCTGTCCATAGCTTAACCCCATTCCTGCATTATTTAAAGGATATGGAGTTTTATATCCTATCCATGTGCCAAAGGTTACATTCGGATTAGTAGCAACGAACCAAGAATCCTTATAGTCTTGAGAAGTACCGGTTTTACCAGCCCAATCGACACCACGATATTTTAATTGTGAATTGGCATAAACTCCAGTTCCATTTCTAAGAACATCACGCATCATATCAACCATTAAATAAGTAGTTTGTGGAGAAAAGACATCGACAGCCTTTGATTTATGTTCGTAGATAACTTCTCCATCTTTGGTAGTTATTTTTTCAATCATATAGGCATCCGTAAATTTTCCGTTATTACCAAACGTCGCAAAGGCGTTCACATTTTCTTCTACCGAAACACCTTTATCCATGGATCCAATCGATAGGGAAGGGTGCGCATGGTCTCCTTCTGTTAATGACGTAAAGCCCATTTTTTCCAGATACTTCGAAGCGGGGTCTTTGTTCAGTATTTTTGAATATATTTCAGCTACAGGCAAGTTATATGACTTTGCCAAAGCCTCTCGGACAGAAACAAGTCCGTAATGTCCTCCGCCGTAATTCCCTGGTTTTCCAAATGCCCAACCGGGTACCTTTTTAGGGTAGTCGGCAATTACGCTTCCTGGTTGAATAACTCCTTCTTGCATGGCAGGCGCGTATACGAGTAATGGCTTCATCGTACTACCATTGGAGCGTTTTGCTTTAAATGCGTGATTTACATTATTGTCTTCATATCCACGTCCACCAACAAAACTTAGAATTTTTCCGGAGCTATTTTCAATTAAAATACTGCCTGTTTGCACTTTTTCTGTTGTTTCTTTCATTTCTCCGGTATCCGGATCTTTTATGGTGAACGTACGATCTGGGCCATAGTAAGCAAACGCTTTGGTGGCTTTTTGCATCGCATCATACATTTTTTTATCAATAGTTGTATGGATTTCATATCCATTATTCCGCAGATTACGTTTGGCGAGTTCCGCATACTCTGCTTGTAAATCAGCGTCGTTTTCTAAATCTTTTTCACTATACCCATCTTTTTTAGCCAACTGTTTCATTAAAATATTCTTTGCCCGATCTTCAATTTCAAAAGTTAAATATGGATATTTATCAATTGACGATGGGGAACCCTTCGTAAAGTCTTTCGTAATATCGTATGCTAACGCCTGTTTATATTCTTTTTCTGAAATATAGTCAGATTCGTACATACGCTTCAGAACAGATTTCATACGGTCGACCCCGTATTGCAGCAAGTCTTTATCTTTTAAAGTGCCGTCATTTTGAAAAGGTGTGTAAGCAGAAGGACTCTGTGGCAACCCAGCTAAGTATGCCGCTTGAGGAAGGTTGATTTCTTTTGCAGAAACACCAAATATGCCCTGTGCAGCAGTTTCTATCCCAGCAATATTATCCCCTGATGCATTTCTTCCATAAGGGACGACATTGAGATAAGCTTCTAAAATTTCATCCTTCTCAAAAAAGCGCTCTAGACGTAAAGCAAGTAATATTTCCTTAGCTTTTCGTTCAAAGGAAACTTCATCTGTTAAAATTTGGTTTTTAATAAGCTGTTGCGTTAGCGTACTCCCACCTGTTTTTGTATCTGTGTTTAATGCTTCTTGTAAAATAGCCCGAACAATAGCCTTCGGGACAATCCCTTTATGCTCTTGAAAATACTCATCTTCCGTTGCGATAACCGCATCAATTAACGTCGGTGAAATATTCTTTAACGTAGTTTCTTCTCGATATAAATCCGATTGCAATTCTCCCAAGTATATGTCATTAGCAAAATATAATTTCGATGTTTCTTCGTAATTATAGATATCCTGCTTCATCACTTCGTAAGAACGCACTGGCTCATCCTTGACAAGTGAAGCGAAATAGCCCGCACCTACACCGCCAACAAAAAAGATACCTACTAAACCAACAATAAGAAAAAATAGAATAATATTCCAAATTACATTGTAGGATATGCGTGAGGTACGCTGAATTTTTCCTGCATTCCATAGTTCTTTCCATTTTTCAAGGAACGGTTGAGAAGATGTACCCTTGTCATTCAAAGATGATTTCCATTTATTTATTAAAGCTCGAAGTTTTTGTTTCAAGTCCATGGTCTACCCTCCTAAATCCTTTCTTATTATAGCATATTCCTAGAGAAGGAAATAACAAAATTTTTCCTGCTATTGCTTTTTAAATTCATATGATATAGATATATACCAATACATAGCATATTGCAAAGAAGGAACGGAGTAGTTTTACAAATCCCTGTTAATAGAGAGCTGACGGTTAGTAAAAGTCAGTTATATTTGTAAAATGAATTACATTCTGGCGCAATTTCTTTATCGGATGATGAGTGATTGTCTTACTTTTGGTAAAGAAATGGTAACATTATCGTTAACAATACCGAGTTTAGCTTTAGCTGCAACAAGGGTGGTACCGCGTGTAAACTAACTCGTCCCTTTTTGTAGGGAGGAGTTTTTTGCGTGCGCCCTGCATGGGCGAAAACTTGGTGGTGAAAGTCCACTACAGGCTTGGCAGTAGGAACTGTTAGCGGAAGGCAAGGTGGCTATCGTGAGGTAGTGGCTGAAGGAAGCTGGACGCAAACTCCTGAACTGACGAACAGAAATTAGATAGAAGGCTGAATTAGGTCGGATAAATCTGCGCAACAAGATAAAGTCCAATACTGCCCGAAACCTATACAGTAAATCTAACAGTTACATGGGAGGAAAGTTTTCGCTCTTACCGGGGGAGGTCTTGTGAGGGTGCAGTGGGAGTTGAATGATAACGAATCAGCACAACCAAAGCGGGGACGTTTTGGTGAATCACAAGAAGTCAGCAGAGGTCATAGTAATGTTAACTGACGAAACATGAAGGACCGAACAATAGAAATTTTGAAAGCTCTAGGAGGTGTGGAAGGTGCGACAACTGCAGAAAACAGGAGAATCTGGCTATCGGCAGAGAGATAGTGTGGAACATGAAGGGTATGTCGAAGCGCATAGTACTTTTCATGGTGAACAGAACAATCAAAATGGTGTATCCAATCTGTTTGAAAGAATCCTATCAAGGAACAACTTAAATCAAGCTTACCTTCAAGTAGTCAGAAATAAGGGAGCAGCAGGGATCGACGGTATGACGTACGACCAGCTACTTCCATACTTGAAGGAACACAAGGAGGAACTATTAACCCAGTTACGTCAAGGAAAGTATAAACCGCAACCCGTTCTGCGGGTTGAAATTCCGAAACCAGATGGTGGAAAGAGGAAACTGGGGATTCCCACAGTCATCGATCGAATGCTTCAACAAGCTATCAACCAAGTGTTACAACCGATATTTGAACCAACGTTCTCCGATAATAGTTTTGGGTTTCGTCCAAAACGTAGTGCGCATCATGCCATCATACGGGCGAAATCGTACTACGAACAAGGGTACAAATATGTAGTGGACTTGGATATGAAATCCTACTTCGATACGGTAAATCATGACAAACTCATGTACTTCGTGGAAAAACAGATATCTGATAAGCGAGTGCTTCACTTGATAAGACGATACTTATTAAGTGGAATTATGATTAACGGTATCTTCGAAAAATCAGAACAAGGAACGCCGCAAGGCGGAAACCTATCTCCGTTACTCAGTAATATCTATTTAAATGAACTAGACCAACTATTGGAAAAGCGTGGTCATCGATTCGTTCGTTACGCAGATGATTGTAATATCTATGTGAAAAGTAGAAGAGCAGGATATCGAGTAATGGATAACATTACTACCTTTCTTGAGAGAGATTTGAGTCTAACCGTTAACCGAGAAAAGAGTGCGGTTGGAAGCCCTTTGAAACGGAAGTTTCTTGGCTTCTGTCTATTAGCCACGAAGAATGGGGTTAAAATTCGTCCTCATAACAAAGCGAAAGTGACCGTTCAAGAGAAACTCAAGCGAATCACCAAACGCAATCGTGGGCGGAATCTTGAAGTGATTCTAAAAGAAATCCAGCAACTTATGACAGGGTGGATAAATTACTATGGCATAGGGGAAATGAAAGGATTCATGAAGAATCTAAATGGATGGTTGAAGCGACGAATTAGACAATATATTTGGAAACAGTGGAAAAATCCACGTACGAAAAGAAAGAATCTAATTCATTTAGGCATCGATAAACGTAAAGCTTATGAATGGTCGAATACAAGAAAAGGTTACTGAACTATATCAAGTAGCTATGTACTCCATCGTTCATTGACAGATAAAGAACTGGCGTCGAGAGGATATAAAGACATCGCTCTTCAATACCAGTTCGTACACTCAAACTATTGAACCGCCGTATACGGAACCGTACGTACGTGGGGTGAGAGGGGCGAAAAGTTATTTAGCTTTTCCCTCTACTCGATTGTCTACGAACTGGAGTTCAGTTAAAGCTTACCGAATCTTTATCCCACTTTTGTTTGTTGAGAAAAAGGGGAAGGCGGTAATATTTTTCTGGGCTTCCACGTTGATTCACTTTGCAATTGTTTGTCAACGAATGGAAGTATCCATTTAATTGCTGGCATGACTGCATTAGGGAAGTCCTTTTCTGATTAAAAAGGAATAGATCAATTAGTCGAAAGCTAATGAAGCGGAGACAAAAGATAACGGCTTAGTTATTTATTAGTGCAAGCCAAAATCTCACCTTCAAAAAGACAAGCACGAGAAGATATTGCCAATGGAGCAATTTATATTAATGGAGAATGTTAACAGGGATACGTAATATAGACTGAGGAAACTTTTACAGTAATCTGTAGAGGGAAGAAAAAGTTCTTTTTAATCTCGTTTTAAAGGCTTATGAAAGTGCAGGTAGCTTCATGCTTCCTGTGCTTTTTATATTTTGCAACTAACTGATAATAAGCCTCCAACACAAGATGCAAGTAAGGAACATATGCGGAGAATCCCTTTGGTTCAGTAGCGAAGATAAAAACTTCCCTATGTGAAGTTTCATTTTATTGTAAAGGAACCTATAAAATGATGTGCTTGTGGAAAACGAAATAACCGACTAGTCATGTCCGGCGCACGCGCCCAGCAACTAAATTAGGTAAGGAGCTTGATACAGGAGATTATGAATATAGCTTAAATGGTTATGATAAATCTGGAGAAAAACATGAAGTAACTTTTACGGCTAGCAAGCAACTGAGGGAAACGGCTTATTTGAAAATTTTAACAAAGCGAATCTATGTTGACTCTTGGGAAGAAGTGCAGTTTGAGGAACTGCCAAGTAAGGTGCGAGAGAAATTTAAATAAGTTTATATGAAAAAATAGCGAGCGGTAACCATTCAATTGGTGTACCGCCCGTATTCTTGTTAAACCTAATGTGGTTTTTTAAGAATGATTAAGCTAATTATAAGTTATTCAATCATTTTTTTCGGTCTACGAACTAAAGCGACAATACCTGCAATTAAGTATGCGGCTCCACCGATAATTCCAAAGAAAAGACTGGCAATTGTACCAACGATGGCGGTAACAATTAATAGTATTCCTGCAGCTTTTGGTTTTTTGTCCCCTTTTAAGAAAAATAAGGCAAGAACACCTAACACTAGATTAATTAGAAATACAAAAAACAGGTAGTTTGTTCCTGTTTCAATTACAGTTTCAAACTCTTGTTCACTAAACTCTTCCACTCCAGGTTGCGAAGTCTGTTCCTGAAGCTGCACAAATTTTTTTGCCATCGTTTCTATCTTTGCATTATCAGTAAATGCAACTACCCCAACACTAATCGACATGAGTAAGAAAACAAGTAATCCAATTACAGTAAAAATCATTTCAACCGTACGTTTCACCTTCATACCTCCAAGAAAAAAAGTTTATGTTCAGCTATCCAAGAAAAAGCACAAGTAATTCGTTTTACAAAAATGTTTTTATCGTGAGTTTATGTATATGGATAGACGAATCATGTTAATAAAATATCATATTCTACCATGTAACGCCATTAAAATTGCGTTAATTTGTTGTTAATGTGTCTTTTTTTCAAAGCGGAGAGGGGAAATATAAATACGCCCTCTATTTTTTATAATTTGATTTGTCTCTTTTT
This genomic interval from Virgibacillus pantothenticus contains the following:
- the motS gene encoding flagellar motor protein MotS, with the protein product MKRRQIRRSSNKGAPKWMVTYSDMVTLILVFFVLLFSMSQIDLVKFEAISESFRNRMIFDFYPSAIPMDNPTEQSSHKENAEQSNEFDSPTQLPDTTDKDVQGDGDASSLDQLLQEVETYLDENDLNNVITATRTDQGVELVLQDSILFPTGEAVILESGKPFLNKVSSLLHNIPNPVHVEGHTDSRPISNYRYPSNWELSGARAGSVIRYLLNENHFDKSRFSSVGYADTQPIAPNTSPANWSKNRRVEIVILENKSANNQAGEAK
- a CDS encoding acetoin utilization protein AcuC, with protein sequence MSPCNAKYVFSTDLLHYHFHEDHPFNQKRVLLATELLKQAGTLIENNIIPPRKATETEIKLFHDHAYVEAVKQASKYMLPEQTAVEYGLGTEDTPIFSGMHEASSYLVGGSLAAVDEVLSGRATHALNLGGGLHHGFKRKASGFCIYNDGAIAIRYIREAYNLRVLYVDTDAHHGDGVQWAFYDDPNVCTFSIHETGRYLFPGTGNVNERGIKEGHGYTFNLPIDAFTEDDSFLDAYTTALTKIAAFFKPDIIVTQNGADAHCYDPLTHLCSTMKIYEQIPLLAHKLAHEYCNGKWVALGGGGYDMWRVVPRAWAQIWNVMYQGQPLSGELPAAWLDKYQKESPVRLPTHWEDDPSIVPVIPRREEISEKNSLALQQLLKYTVTPSNQT
- a CDS encoding acetoin utilization AcuB family protein is translated as MLVEEIMKTEVITLPPTATIQQALDLLNQHKIRHIPIIDKENHVIGIVSDRDVRDASPSIFESDEGSNNLQHEIQSIMSHPVITIHPLDFVEEIAKIFYDKEIACLPVVREGNRLVGIVTEKDMLYTMIQLTGTHVQGSHIEIKVPHRPGILPEVTAIFGKRKTNIVSVLVYPSKDDPEYKILVFRIQTMNPLPVIEDLREAGYELLAPNHTAGPLK
- a CDS encoding GNAT family N-acetyltransferase → MKHEKKHYALTRETSTETITIEGPLEAEELQQYKFHKDLIAFRPAPKQFEAILNISTFPEGRIIVARTSDTIIGYVTYLHPDPLERWSEFEMEELIELGAIEVIPAFRGERIASGLLEVSMMDEFMENYIIISTEYYWHWDLHGTKLSIWDYRKVMEKMMAAGGLLPAPTDDPEIISHPANCLMVRIGKNVSEESIKRFDALRFLQRHKYRTMREGL
- a CDS encoding transglycosylase domain-containing protein, whose protein sequence is MDLKQKLRALINKWKSSLNDKGTSSQPFLEKWKELWNAGKIQRTSRISYNVIWNIILFFLIVGLVGIFFVGGVGAGYFASLVKDEPVRSYEVMKQDIYNYEETSKLYFANDIYLGELQSDLYREETTLKNISPTLIDAVIATEDEYFQEHKGIVPKAIVRAILQEALNTDTKTGGSTLTQQLIKNQILTDEVSFERKAKEILLALRLERFFEKDEILEAYLNVVPYGRNASGDNIAGIETAAQGIFGVSAKEINLPQAAYLAGLPQSPSAYTPFQNDGTLKDKDLLQYGVDRMKSVLKRMYESDYISEKEYKQALAYDITKDFTKGSPSSIDKYPYLTFEIEDRAKNILMKQLAKKDGYSEKDLENDADLQAEYAELAKRNLRNNGYEIHTTIDKKMYDAMQKATKAFAYYGPDRTFTIKDPDTGEMKETTEKVQTGSILIENSSGKILSFVGGRGYEDNNVNHAFKAKRSNGSTMKPLLVYAPAMQEGVIQPGSVIADYPKKVPGWAFGKPGNYGGGHYGLVSVREALAKSYNLPVAEIYSKILNKDPASKYLEKMGFTSLTEGDHAHPSLSIGSMDKGVSVEENVNAFATFGNNGKFTDAYMIEKITTKDGEVIYEHKSKAVDVFSPQTTYLMVDMMRDVLRNGTGVYANSQLKYRGVDWAGKTGTSQDYKDSWFVATNPNVTFGTWIGYKTPYPLNNAGMGLSYGQRNIKLWAELINSATDINPELLAPSKNFKRPKGIVSRSYCAISGLLPSELCQKAGLVRSDLYNSKYVPSKVDDSLVSGGSMVVVNGRTVPAGPKTPSEFTTGNGLAFNAEFLRRKGYDKLSDLSILFPRTDREKWERISGVASSSGSAVENDGKAPNAPGSLAKSGGNLTWSRSSSKDVVGYRIYRATGPGNSFTQIGHTTSTSFGISGGNARYYVKAVDYFGEESAASTQLIVGGTPKKEPETPMKDKARKVEQPSNEPSNKEQEQQDERADKKEDKDKVKEKEDEGGKETETPETPETPETPETETDAKNEDEEAE
- the ltrA gene encoding group II intron reverse transcriptase/maturase — encoded protein: MRQLQKTGESGYRQRDSVEHEGYVEAHSTFHGEQNNQNGVSNLFERILSRNNLNQAYLQVVRNKGAAGIDGMTYDQLLPYLKEHKEELLTQLRQGKYKPQPVLRVEIPKPDGGKRKLGIPTVIDRMLQQAINQVLQPIFEPTFSDNSFGFRPKRSAHHAIIRAKSYYEQGYKYVVDLDMKSYFDTVNHDKLMYFVEKQISDKRVLHLIRRYLLSGIMINGIFEKSEQGTPQGGNLSPLLSNIYLNELDQLLEKRGHRFVRYADDCNIYVKSRRAGYRVMDNITTFLERDLSLTVNREKSAVGSPLKRKFLGFCLLATKNGVKIRPHNKAKVTVQEKLKRITKRNRGRNLEVILKEIQQLMTGWINYYGIGEMKGFMKNLNGWLKRRIRQYIWKQWKNPRTKRKNLIHLGIDKRKAYEWSNTRKGY
- a CDS encoding DUF4064 domain-containing protein: MKRTVEMIFTVIGLLVFLLMSISVGVVAFTDNAKIETMAKKFVQLQEQTSQPGVEEFSEQEFETVIETGTNYLFFVFLINLVLGVLALFFLKGDKKPKAAGILLIVTAIVGTIASLFFGIIGGAAYLIAGIVALVRRPKKMIE